A window from Cryobacterium sp. SO1 encodes these proteins:
- a CDS encoding helix-turn-helix domain-containing protein produces MARVQMDNAEAFEAAVSDSFVPLRVSRATEPSLRGSVEQRSAGAAAISLVRTGPVSVHRSAELINDSPRSLVLLTMQLHGSSTVSQGGATARLRPGQGAIYLSDRPYDLVTQVRSGVVVFHTPLHLLNLSDTDWVPGAPRVLDAATSWDYRMLRNLSRSYLRAMPLIDDEGQMELIATGLVASIMARASRGRSGPLDHYTLFALLTEEIDARLGDPSLSVASLARTNGVSDRTVYRCFEVMGHSPAAVFRARRLDRAASLLTSTGMSVAQIASEVGMLDPSTLSKSLRRDRGTSARGIRAASIPVGHPRAG; encoded by the coding sequence ATGGCACGGGTGCAGATGGACAACGCGGAGGCTTTCGAGGCAGCCGTTTCGGACTCCTTCGTGCCTCTGCGCGTGTCGCGTGCGACCGAGCCAAGCCTGCGCGGGTCGGTCGAGCAGAGAAGTGCGGGCGCCGCCGCAATCAGTTTGGTTCGGACCGGGCCGGTCAGTGTTCACCGCTCGGCGGAACTGATCAACGACTCCCCGCGCAGCCTCGTACTCCTCACCATGCAGCTGCACGGTTCCAGCACCGTGAGCCAGGGCGGGGCGACAGCACGCCTGCGACCCGGTCAGGGCGCCATCTACCTCTCGGACAGGCCGTACGATCTGGTGACCCAGGTCCGAAGTGGAGTTGTCGTCTTCCACACCCCGCTTCATCTGCTCAACCTAAGCGACACGGATTGGGTTCCCGGTGCCCCTCGCGTCTTGGATGCGGCGACGAGCTGGGACTACCGGATGCTGCGCAATCTCTCGCGGTCCTACCTGCGGGCCATGCCGCTGATCGATGACGAGGGCCAGATGGAGCTGATCGCAACAGGTCTCGTCGCATCGATCATGGCGAGGGCGTCCCGGGGGCGGAGTGGGCCTCTCGACCATTACACGCTGTTCGCCCTGCTGACGGAGGAGATCGACGCTCGACTGGGGGATCCCTCCCTCTCCGTCGCCAGTCTGGCTCGAACAAACGGTGTTTCCGATCGCACGGTATATCGATGCTTCGAGGTCATGGGTCACTCGCCGGCAGCGGTATTTCGCGCCCGGAGGTTGGATCGCGCAGCCTCGCTTCTGACCTCGACTGGCATGTCGGTGGCTCAGATTGCATCAGAGGTGGGAATGCTCGATCCCTCGACGCTGTCGAAGTCATTGCGTCGCGACAGGGGGACGTCCGCAAGAGGCATCCGCGCGGCATCCATTCCGGTGGGGCACCCTCGGGCGGGATAA